The following proteins are co-located in the Plasmodium vinckei vinckei genome assembly, chromosome: PVVCY_11 genome:
- a CDS encoding orotate phosphoribosyltransferase, putative: protein MEEHNKETKHIGEEEIRIKYNELCKKIELGNDNSNSDDIKEMKKLLVDALIKYKAILFGEVVLKSKNKSNYYVATGFLNNAISANIISFLISDLILSKKLEFDYLFGASYKGIPIVTLTSQFLLNTNKFNNVFYLYDRKEKKDYGDESVIIGNLEKNNSSNTQVEKKKVIIIDDIFSYGTALTGIIEKIKSYNYLQIVACIIILNRNEYEINEKNEKTYLKDIFEQKYNIPIYSILTYNDDISHLIK, encoded by the coding sequence ATGGAAGAACATAACAAAGAAACAAAGCATATAGGTGAAGAAGAAATAcgcataaaatataatgagttatgtaaaaaaatagaactAGGTAATGACAATAGCAATAGTGATGATATAAAAgagatgaaaaaattattagtaGATGCtcttataaaatataaagcaATATTGTTTGGAGAAGTTGTtttaaaatcaaaaaacaaatcaaattattatgttgCCACTGGTTTTCTAAATAATGCTATATCAgcaaatattatatcttttttaatatccGATTTAATACTTTCAAAAAAGTTGGaatttgattatttatttgggGCATCATATAAAGGAATACCTATTGTAACATTGACTAGTCAATTTTTACTTAacacaaataaatttaataatgtattttatttatatgacaggaaagagaaaaaagaCTATGGAGATGAATCTGTTATTATAGGAAacttagaaaaaaataatagtagtAATACAcaagttgaaaaaaaaaaagtcataataattgatgatatatttaGTTATGGAACAGCTTTAACGGgaataattgaaaaaataaaatcatataaCTATTTACAAATTGTTGCATGTATAATTATTCTTAACAGAAATGAATATGagattaatgaaaaaaatgaaaaaactTATCTTAAAGACATATTTGAACAAAAGTACAACATTCCAATATATAGCATTCTTACTTACAATGACGATATTTCacatttaattaaatag
- a CDS encoding AKAP-like protein, putative: MNVKKLFYKYLSFHSFLINKNNYSNIKLNNLSRGKNIMSHIKPNYFICIPLNDNKIILNELLNIQKFVISKCDILNECVIEKEKFHISLLILYIKNKTQIDLSKEAFNEAITEIKKINKKNLYFKDLNTFHNDVLYLSLKEESNDYIISLANIFKKCFEKRNIKIIYNNRKHVNTQKKDQNNNKNKNEETDDCKNKITPHLTLMKNSHLARIYMNRKPKIFPDYYSDFNLTKLLNEHITPNKIQLLEMDINPVTSYYKIISEFTFS; the protein is encoded by the coding sequence atgaatgtaaaaaaactattttacaaatatcTTAGTTTTCAcagttttttaattaataaaaataattatagtaatatcaaattaaataatttatcaaGAGGTAAGAATATAATGAGTCATATCAAACCcaactattttatatgtatccctttaaatgataacaaaataatattgaatgAATTATTGAACATACAAAAATTTGTTATTTCAAAATgtgatatattaaatgaatgtgtaattgaaaaagaaaaattccatatttctttactaattttatatattaaaaataagacACAAATAGATTTATCCAAAGAAGCCTTTAACGAAGCAATAactgaaattaaaaagattaataaaaaaaatttatatttcaaaGATTTAAATACATTTCACAAtgatgttttatatttaagcTTGAAGGAAGAAAGTAATGATTATATCATATCGTTagcaaatatttttaaaaaatgctttgaaaaaagaaatataaaaataatctaCAATAATAGAAAACATGTGAATACTCAGAAAAAAGaccaaaataataataaaaataaaaatgaagaaacagatgattgtaaaaataaaataactcCTCATTTAactttaatgaaaaattctCATTTGGCTAGAATTTACATGAACAGAAAGccaaaaatatttccagATTATTACTCAGATTTCAActtaacaaaattattgaaTGAACATATTACcccaaataaaatacaactTCTCGAAATGGACATCAATCCAGTAACAtcttattataaaataatatctgaatttacattttcttaa
- a CDS encoding ras-related protein Rab-1B, putative — translation MNDSYDSLFKILLIGDSGVGKSCLLLRFADDTYTDSYISTIGVDFKIKTIEIDDKIIKLQIWDTAGQERFRTITSSYYRGAQGIIIVYDVTDRDSFNNVKNWIIEIEKYASEDVQKILIGNKIDLKNDRNVSYEEGKELAESCNIQFLETSAKISHNVEQAFKTMAYEIKNKSQLENQQKGRTNINLNAKPIKDNKKKCC, via the exons ATGAATGATAGCTA tGATAgcttatttaaaattttattaattggGGATAGTGGTGTTGGAAAATCTTGTTTACTCCTTCGTTTTGCT gATGATACATACACAGATAGCTACATTAGTACAATAGGAGTTGActtcaaaattaaaacaatagaaattgatgataaaattataaaacttcaaata TGGGACACAGCGGGACAGGAAAGGTTTAGAACCATAACATCCTCATATTATAGGGGAGCACAag gtataataatagtatacGATGTAACCGATAGAGATAGCTTTAATAATGTCAAAAACTGGATCATCGAAATAGAAAA ataTGCATCGGAAGATGTTCAAAAGATTTTAATAGGAAACAAaattgatttaaaaaatgacagAAATGTAAGCTATGAAGAAGGAAAAGAGCTAGCTGAAAGTTGCAATATTCAATTTTTAGAAACATCAGCAAAAATATCTCATAATGTTGAACAAGCATTTAAAACAATGgcatatgaaataaaaaataaatcacaACTTGAAAATCAACAAAAAGGAAGAACAAACATAAACTTAAATGCAAAACCAATTAAGGATAATAAGAAAAAGTgttgttaa